Sequence from the Peromyscus eremicus chromosome 4, PerEre_H2_v1, whole genome shotgun sequence genome:
gcagacacccacacatataaaataaaatgaataaatctatgAAACCAAACCTCTCGACAAGGACAGAGACCCTTGTTAAAACGCAGATTGCAACTGGGTAGGTCTGGGTTGAGTCTTGACCCCACCATCAGGGTTTCTAGCAAGCCCCAGAGGTTGTAGGTGCTATAGTAAGTAGAATACATTATGAGTAACTAGGCTGTAGAAATGACATTGGAAGTCCTTCTCCTGTGGTACCCAAGCCAAGAGCAGCAGCTGAAAACGCAGGGAGCACCTGTTACAGGTGAGAAAGCACAAGTCCCTCCCAGATCTACCCCATCAAAGTCAACATCTGACCAAGGTCCCcagatgattcttttttttttttttttttttttttttttttttttttggtttttcaagacatgtgTCAGCTTGAAAAGTTGATGAAAGAGTTTAGAATCAAGATCACAGGGCTGTTATTGCCTCTCAGAAAAGTAGTGGGTagaaagactctgtgtgtgtgtgtatgtgtgtgtgtgtgtgtgcatgcatgtgtgcacgcgtgtgcatacatgcatgcatgcatgcacacaagcaaTTTTCAACTTGAAAGCCACACTAAAAGCTGACCTGTATTGGGAAGAGAATAAAATCCACCTAGCTAGATGCCAACTTATTCAATACTCCCCTTGCCTCCTCTACCGAAGAGTCACTAGGGATCAGAATTGAGCCAAGGCTTTGGGTGAAGACCAATGTGCCACAGATCTTTGTTCCCAACACTTCTGGTAGCCACTAGATCAACTGATATGTGGGCCTTGCTAAGCTCAATGGACACTGCAGCTAAAGAGACACGTGGTTCATACAGTACAGTGGGTCAGTGAAGCCTAGGGCCCTCAATGGGATGCAAGGCGGGACCACACCTACAGATCACTGTGGCTTCAAGTGACAAATCTAGAAAAGCAGGGAAAGAGGGATGTCACTCATGCCACAACCTGGGGATCTTGCAGCACACAATCCATTGTGAGGATAATTTCATCCATGTTAGCTGACAATGATTGTTTCAAAACCTAAAATGGGGGGtgggaatatggctcagtgggtagtgcATAccacgcaagcatgaggaccaagcTAAAATGCCAGGTGTAGCGGCATGCATGTATAACCCCAGTGCCGGAGAGGTGGAGCCAGGAAGTTCACTGGGACTCCATGGACAACTAGGCTAGCCTACTGgtaagccccaggttcagtgagagactgtgtctcaaacatAAGGTCAAAGCGATTaaagaagacacctgatgttgacctctgaccttcacaaatatgcacacacaggtgtacacacatgataaacatgcacacacaggtgagcacacatgacaaacatgcacacacaggtgagcacacataaatatgcacacacaggtgAACACATAtgagaaacatgcacacacacacaatttaaagcaATAATTTGCTAGAAAAGTAGAGACTAGAGGCTAAATGAATACAAGAAAATATCACTAAAAAtcaaagggaagaggagagcaaACAAgtaataatcataataaatttaattttttaatgtaattagATCAGTGGAGTCTATCCTGGGCCATGGGCAGCTCCCCCAAAGCACCTGGAATCGGGCAGATTCCCTGCACAGCTGCTTAATCCTTCAGCTTAGTTTCCTTGAGTTTCTTTGAGGAGGAAATTGCTGGCTGCAGACAATGGTTTGCATTTGATTGGGAACAGGAGATAGGAACCCTTTAGGAGGGAATGGGGCTCACACTGAGAGTGCTGAGGGGCCCAGGCAAACACAGGGCTCTATTAGTGTGCATTTTTGTTCACATCAATTCCTGAAAACAATTTTTCAAGTTATAGAATAAGCAGAGAGCACCTGGCGCCATTTGTGGAAATGTTTGTGACAACACCATTTGTGTTCTTCATCCTGCGCAGTCCCAACTCTGCCTCCCCTCTTCCTTGTACCAGTCTTTagaccttcctccttccctcttccttgtaCCAGTCTTTagaccttcctccttccctcttcctagtGGGGATCTTATACTCTCCACAGGTTTCCTTGTTATTCTGCCCATTTAAAGGCCTTAAATGTCGGGGATCACAAGATTCAGTGGTCAGACTAGAGATCCCAGCTCCCGCTGTGCCCCAAGCCTTTCCTGTGTCTCACTGCGTCCTCACAGCTGACTGCAGCCAACTACTTCTTTGCAAATAAAGTAATTCAAGCTCAGGGAGACAAGAGTGACAGGAATAGCAAATGGAAGTTACAGGACTACACCCTGTATCTACCCAAAGTCAGTGCTTTTTCTGACTAAGTCATCCCACCTCTGGCTTTCGCTCTTTCATGCCATTTTTACATTCTGAACAACGGGTTTGTGATAGCTCTCAACCTCCTAGAACCTAGTTGATGATGAGCCTCAACGGCTCTCATCCTGGCCTGACTTCTACACTTGGGCTCCAGCATCACAGACCTCTACACCTGATAGCCACGGTCTCACATCGTCCCCCAATACACAATGGATTCTGCATCCCAAGATGCACATGTTAGAACTTGGGAGTTAAAGCTCAGAGCTTCACCAATGTATTTTCATGTTCAGAAGAATCAAGAAAGATAAGAACAAGTCCTCAAAGATGGCTACAAGTCCATTTGTGAAACACGTTGATACACTGACCTATTTTGATAACAGCCTAACTTGCTCCATCCTGCCACAGGTGTCGACTGGTCACTTTGATACTCTTGACTCATGTTGCCAAAATAATGACTAACAGATCTATTCACTTATGATGCTCCTGCTGTGGCGGCCAGTTGCAGACTCAGTACGCATGGATGGGGTGAAAGTATCTGTTAGGCAGAGTGGTGCATGGTTAGAGGGTTCCACTGGCCTGTGGATGAACActgcccttgctctctctctgtgtgcaatatgagtttgttgttttgggttttgttttgtttttggtttttttttttttttcacattataaAATCAGGGCTATTAGCTGAAAACCAGCAGGGGATAACCTGCATCAGGGATTGTCACCAGTGTCTGCAAAGAGCTCTTTCTAGGAAAAAGAGATGTCTTCTTGGAGCTGACTGAACATCCTAACTTGGAAATTAATCACAGACTCTGGAAGTTGTACCCATGTGAGTCTCTTTGTAACATGTTCCTCTGGCTCCAGCTACCAGAGGATCCTTGCCACCAGCAGGGCCACAGACCTGGAGTGGAGCCACCACTACCCCCAGAGTCACAGAAATTTTGTCTCCCCCTTTGAGGAGGAGTGCTGTGGGCAGGGGGGATCCTTGGCTGAAGTCCTCTGGAGATACCAGCCTTGATACTGACCACCACTCActcatccctggagctcactcatCAACCTCGTGATATTTCAAGACAtctttttaacttcattttcctCACAAGTCCTTGTGAAGGGAGAGTTTCCTAAATTCATTGATTCCCTTTTGGCAAATTTGCAACTCCTGGATTTGGACAGATTAAATACAGTAAAGATTTCCTATATCAACTCAAAGAACATTACCTGAAAACtcaggaaaggtttttgtttttgtttttaactccagGAAGAAActagaagaagagagggaagggaagaaggaaggaagtgggggggAAGGACCCAGGAAGGGGGAAGATAGTGGGAAATGGACATACTACATAGAAGACACATTCCCAGAACCGAAAGGAACCAACCAACCATCCCACTAACATGTAATAATCTTTATTCTGCAACAGAGACATAAATCATTTTATGAATTCATATGACCtatacaaaagacaaaataagatATTGCACTAAATTTTGTTATGGAGTATCTGGATTTAATATTAGCTGaacagataaatatatatatatatatacaagttaAGGAATTAAGGCAAAACCAGATGATATTTCAAACACAACAGGAGATTTGAAAAAtagatataattaaaaacaagggCATACCATCTCCAGTTAATAAAGTGGTCATGTTGAAGGGGAAAATAATCCCCTATGGTTTTAATAAAGTGGTTATTATCAATCACGTTAATTAAAGTTGAGCAATAAAGTGTAAGATTTTCCACCAAGGAGAGCTATTTTGCCAAGGTTTGGGGACTGAACACTTAGTATTGGGGTAAGTAACTTTGTATTTGTCAGATTATGATCTATTTTTCCTATTAGAAAATATAATTTGGAAAATATGACTCTttcacatatataattaaaatacaactaTGGAGCATTCATTTTAGGGAGCAGGAGGGAGGTCATGTAGGTGAGCTCGAAGTTAAGGTACATTTTGAGGCAAGCCATTCGTTACCTTATAGGTAGAGAAAAAACTATGCCAGTCACTAAAATACAATCCCAGTTACCTTAAGAGAATAAAACAAACCAATTCCaaagtaattataataaaaagaaaacaagtgtaATCATTGTATCCACACAATATACGAGTCTTTGGCAGTCCCATAATCACCACTGAAGTCAGAACTTCCAAGTTTTCTAACTTTTAGACCTACTTGCTGgtctttcaaaaacaaagaaatgaaaaccacAATGCAGTAACATCAGGAAACTAAACAGACGAACCTTGAGACAGCTTCTGACTGTTAACTTGTAAGCAGATTTAGGGATTTCCAGCTTTGGAGTCCTGATTCACACGTGAGGAAActggcacacacatgaaaataatcTGTGACACTTTGCATTTGTCCAGACAGGTCTAGAATTCTTAAAGAGAATCCATAGTCACTCACGAACAAAACAATAAGAGACATCAATCCAAGGGTGAAAAGTGGTCTTCTGAGAAGCCAGGGGTGGGTGCTCTCACTCATGGGCATCACGGAGAAGTTGAGTTCTATAGAGGGAACACCAGAAAGCCAGAAAACGTGGAATATTGCCAGCCGCCAAGCAAGTTACCTTTCTCTAGTTTTAGGTAAACCTTATCTTCTTTGTCCAGGTACAGTAGCACTCCATTAGTAGCGGCTTCTCGGGTCACATCTTTATCCCCAGCAAATGCAGATATGACCGGTTTTCCATTTAACATTAAGTTCACCTGGAAggagaaagatgaccactgaacagCTCCCTTTAAAATCAAAACATGTGCTAGGAAATGGTCAAACATTTGTTACTCAGGAAATAGTCTCCTTTCCCTTCAAACTGGACATACGTGGGGTcagattttatgtatgtgtgtattgtgtatatatttaatgtgtgtgtgtgtgtgtgtgtgtgtgtgtgtgtgtgtgtgtgtgttactatggAAATTTCCTTAAGTACCCACAAAAATAATGCCATCCAAACAGCCACCTAGTcatgtgaaaactggctttcctgCAGCCTGTAAACAAAGCTAACTACTGTACTGACCTCACATACTCAGCATCAACCTTTTGGTTATAAAGAGGAGAGGGGGCTTCCCAATGTTGGGACCTAACAAAGTCAGATATAGCCAGATTCTGCCAGCATTTGAGTAGGTGTCTCCTTTTCTGAAATTTGAGCAACAACAAAAGTCATTTGAAATGTCAGAGTTTCCAGGGAAGCAGATgtgtgctgtaggatgttctgtatggcaaatatgttaataaataaaacactgattggccagtggccaggcaggaagtataggcgggacaaggagggaggaaaattctgggaagtggaaggctgagtgagggagacactgccagccaccaccatgacaagcagcatgtgaaggcgccggtaagccacgagccacgtggcaaggtatatatttatgtaaatggattaatttaagctataagaacagttagcaagaagcctgccatggccatacagtttgtaagcaatataagtctctgtgtttacttggtcgggtctgagcagctgtgggactgggggggggggtgacagagatttgttctgactgtgggcaagacaggaaaactttagctatagATGTGATCTTTACACACTCTCTTTTTCTAGGTTAAAATTAATATGGAAGAGATTCAATCTAAGGTTGGTCAACTGATCAAGTCATTGGGATATAAAAAAGTGACAGATGGCCATGCTATCTATTAACCACAGAGACACAAAGTGTAATACAAATGCTAAACATTCAATATATCTTAGAATTCTATAGACACGTATCATTGTTTactattgatttattttaatacTACCATAaatgtctctgtatctgctctaGTGTGTAAGACCAAGCTTGTCTGAACAAGCACAACACAAGACCCATCACTAACCACGCAACTGCAACTGGGAAGAAGTTCCTGGGACAGGAGGACCAAAACTAAACTGTAGCATGGCATGCTAGGTGCATTCTTTCTCAAAAGTATCAGCCATTCCCTGGTAGCTTGGTTTCAATGGATAATTGCATCTCATGGTTTTTAAATTTACTAAATCTGCTTTGTTCATTTAATGTctatttgtacatttttataagatttattttcctTGTAAGTTTGTATAACTTTTGTTCAGGCATGAGAAAAAATCAAGATCATCTGTAGAGATTTGTGTCATGAAGGTTTTGCCAAGctgtgttttgttattgttgttgtttcaatagtttatctcatttttttaatgatagcaagcttgttttgtttatttaacacCCATTTGtaaagttttataatttttcctTACAAATTTGAATAACTTTTGTTCAGGAATGAGATAAAAATCAATATCTTCTGTACATATTTGTGTCAAAGGTTTTGCTgagctgtgttttattttgttttgttttgttttatatcagGTTATAATCAGGGTAATAACTTCAATTGCTTATTTTTCTATGTGCCTTTTGTCAATGCCCAAATGGATGTTATAAGGAAAAATGCAAATtcaatgttttgaaaataaatgaaaaaggtgGACAATTAATGCAAGCATATCTTTGAGTGAATACTTGAATGCAGGAGCAGAGAGCACGCAGGTTGAAGCACATACCTGGATTGTTTGGCTCTGGTAGACTTTAATTACATGAAAACTGAAGCTATAGATTCCTTTCCTCGGTGCCACAAAGACAGACTCCAATGTGAAAAAATTGCCCACATTAACCAGGATCTAcagataaaaacaacaaataatggTAAATTATTATCGTTTTTGATCGAGTAAAACAAATTTCCCTCTTCttaccctccttccttcctccctttcttcctccctccctcccctttccttcttttctttatatcttcattctctctctcttcttctctcctccctttctttttttaaataactaactttagaaacaataaagaataaaacagCTAATCCTATTTCTTTCCTCTTAAGTGACTTGGGAAACAGATGTGCATAATGGAAGGTTCTTCTACCTTTTAAATAGTacaggcaaaaataaaaataaaacaacagtgtTGTATTTCATGCCTCAATTTCCAGGCCGGATGTCTCTAGGGTCATCAAAGCAACATACGAAGGTTTGTATTAGCTTTACACAGGATCAGATGGAAGGCATCTGCCACAATTACGTCTCCACAGTCTATAAGCCTTCCCAATGTCCAGAAGTGACGTTATCCAGCCAGCCAATCGACATCCATGGGCTCTCTGCAGCAATCCCTGGACCCCTCATAGAGGCATACCCCCTCCACCATGGGGTGTAATCCATGACACCAACAGTTGCTACCACAGAGCTGGGAAAGCCAGGTTCATCCCCAAGCCTCTGCCAGGGCTTTCCTCACTCCACGGCCATTCGTTTTGTTTATTTGCCATCTAAGCCTTAACATAATACATTGGTGATGAGTCAGCCCTGGCTGGATGCCAAGAGAAGGGCATGGATGCAGCAGACAGTAAACTAAGTGGCCTTTCTGTGTTCTTCAGTGTCTTGTTTGATCCTATCAGTCACCTAAAGTCCATTTGAAGTTTAAGGGTCAAAAGAGAAAAGTGAAGTTAAGCATTGTTTCTAAGAAAGCCGTAGCACACCTTATATCCCATGATGTGTGGCCTGGTTATGACATTAACTCTGTATTTCATTGAGTCCTCAGTTAAATTTCAGTGTCTCAGAGGTAAGTCCCTTTCTGAGATAGCATAAGAGCCAGAACTAAACAAGGAGGCTTTCTTTCATGTCTCACCAAGGAATAAAGCCATAAAAGTCAGATGTGTCTCTAAAGacatattttctgtttatcagAATCAGTCTGTTGATATCTGTTTTAAACGTCATCTTGTTGAAATTACTACACTCACACTTCCTGCATCATTTCCTCAGAGCACATTACCGCCTCTACACAGCACACCAGGATGTCAGAATACTTAGAATGTTTAGGTAAATGCACCAGGCTCAGCCCTGCTTGAAATACAAATGTGTGTGCGATTTGACTGAGATCTGAACCTATTCTCCATAAGCatcagctctctgttctgacctgAGATCAGACGGACTTCCTACAGTACCATCACCAGCTGTGAAAGATTCCCCGACAAAATGttgacaaaaacatcttttcCCAGCACATTCAAAATAATATAAGGTGCTTAGCCAAGACTTCCTGATTCAGATACAAGAGGAATCCTTCATTAACAAAATAGAGATGCCTGATTAGTGTTGATTAGTAAACATGAAGCTGGATGTGGACTCCACAGGGTAATTGAAGCATCCAAGCACATCAAGATTTATAACTAAATGTGTCTTGTTGTCTCTAAGATGCATGGCTCcctgaacaaaagaaaaatcccttTCCTCTTCTAATTGATGGGAAGGTCATTGAAAAGAATGCCCAAACAAAGACAGCACAGTGTCCACAGGGTTCCAACATTTAGATAATGCACTAAAACAGGAACCAGAGGTAGTGGCATGCTTTCTTTCTATCACTTTGTTAAATACTGCACCAAAATCTCCAAAGGGACtacttaattcattttttaaaatttatagttaTCCCATACTGACCCTCTAGGGAGACATTTCTGTCCCTGACCAGCTGGCAAGTGTATTACTTAGAATTAAGTAAGGAGCACAAATGTCACCCAAGTCTTTTCCGGCACATCCCGCAGCCCCACTTAACCTGCCCACCAGGCTCTGCATACAACTGTGAACTGTGACTTTAGAATTAGACAGTCTCCAGGTACTGTTGGGTTGGACACAAAATGCTGGAGTTGCGCTTCTGCCCTAGGGGGCTTTGCTAAACTGATAACCTGCAGTTGCTCATCATTCCAGTCCACGCAGCGCTGAACCACTCGGCAGAAGCTTCTGCGTTTATCAATTCAGCCCCATCCCCTCCCTGCAACCTCAAATTCTGTGTCTCCTCAGCAACTTACAATGCCCTGCAGAAACCGAACCAAGCCTAGGAAGGGTAACCCAGCTCCCCAGCGCTTGCCTACCCAAGCTTCACACAATTACTCAATCCCCTTTCTTCCTGCGTGGACAACTTTTCTAAGTAGTAACCAGGAGGGCTTTTGATCTACACCAGGCAGGGTGGTGTTGATCCAGCCACCCTGGACTCTGCATAGTGAACTTAGCTACTAGCCCTGGAGGTGATGTTTGGCCCCAGAACCCCACCCCCAATTCTCTGCTTCCACCTGGGAGGGTCCCTGCACCTTGTGGAGTCCTTGTTGGAGAGAGGAGTTTCCACCAGGAAACACAATTCAAACGTTTATGGGCTGTCTTCTAGGGCCCCTGTCACAACATCTCTGGGGCACCTGCTGCTAAGTCTGACCCAGAGGGCCAAGTTCTCTACCAATAGGTCGCAGCATCCAGGGACAGTGTTCCCTCAGCCCCTGATGACCTGTTGCTGCTAAACTTGTCTTCATCTCCAGGTGCCTGCCTCTGCGCTCCCAAACCACCCCCACCGCGCTGGGCTGGCCTCGGCCAGACACCAAGGAGGAATAGGGGCTGCGGTTGTTGGGGAAGGGCCGCAGCTCAAGTTTCAGACTGATACCTTCAGGGAGGTGGCTGCTTAAATGATCTCGCCACATCCTTCCTAAGCATACTAGCTTAATCTGGGCAGGCAGTTCCCCTGAGACCACCCACGCACTGGGCACCTTGCATCCCTCGGGGGTCTGACCTGGTCAAAGTAAATGATGCGTGTCTTGTTGCTCATCTCGGATGGTTCATGGTTGGTGCTCCGAACCGCCGAAAAG
This genomic interval carries:
- the Cbln4 gene encoding cerebellin-4, with the protein product MGSARRALSVVPAVLLVLALPGLPVWAQNDTEPIVLEGKCLVVCDSNPATDSKGSSSSPLGISVRAANSKVAFSAVRSTNHEPSEMSNKTRIIYFDQILVNVGNFFTLESVFVAPRKGIYSFSFHVIKVYQSQTIQVNLMLNGKPVISAFAGDKDVTREAATNGVLLYLDKEDKVYLKLEKGNLLGGWQYSTFSGFLVFPL